The following proteins are co-located in the Microcystis wesenbergii NRERC-220 genome:
- the pyrE gene encoding orotate phosphoribosyltransferase — protein MRKKSILAIESIYNDFWLNCNRNFGVSQAPNPENMANYSVATLDTASLRQFLLDALVRLAYREGDFTLSSGQKSSYYINGKQVTLTAEGALAVGRLLLSLLPPDTQAVAGLTLGADPIVSAVSVVSAYENRPIPALIVRKEAKGHGTMAYIEGPTLNPGAAVVVLEDVVTTGKSAMVAVERLRDAGYQVDLIIALVDREQGGAEFYQSQGIKFQALFSIRDLQAAYQTK, from the coding sequence ATGAGAAAGAAATCAATACTAGCGATCGAGTCAATATATAATGACTTTTGGCTTAATTGTAACCGAAATTTTGGAGTCAGTCAGGCTCCCAATCCTGAAAATATGGCTAATTACTCGGTAGCGACTCTCGATACTGCTTCCCTGCGTCAATTTCTCCTCGATGCTCTTGTCCGTCTTGCCTATCGGGAAGGGGATTTCACCCTGTCCTCAGGACAAAAAAGCAGCTACTATATCAACGGTAAACAAGTTACCCTCACTGCTGAAGGAGCTTTAGCCGTGGGGCGTTTATTGCTGTCGCTACTGCCCCCAGATACCCAAGCGGTGGCAGGATTAACCCTAGGGGCGGATCCGATTGTCAGCGCGGTTAGTGTGGTATCTGCCTACGAAAATCGCCCGATTCCAGCTTTAATCGTCCGCAAAGAGGCAAAAGGTCACGGTACTATGGCTTATATCGAGGGGCCGACTTTAAACCCTGGTGCCGCGGTGGTTGTCCTCGAAGACGTGGTGACAACGGGCAAAAGTGCCATGGTAGCGGTAGAAAGATTACGCGATGCCGGTTATCAAGTAGATTTAATCATTGCTTTGGTGGATAGAGAGCAAGGAGGGGCGGAATTTTACCAATCTCAGGGAATAAAGTTTCAAGCTTTGTTTTCGATTCGGGATCTACAGGCGGCTTATCAGACTAAATAG
- a CDS encoding NADH-quinone oxidoreductase subunit J — MNLAEGVQIVSFGILAALVIGTALGVVLLSNIVYSAFLLGGVFISISGLYLLLNADFVAAAQILIYVGAINVLILFAIMLVNKQEDFSDIPKRWIRQASTALVCVGLFVLLSTMVLITPWSISSTSPAVVTNTLVEIGKHFFSDFLLPFELASVLLLMAMVGAIILARRDLIPTLKAEEPTATALTLPERPRELTAPK; from the coding sequence GTGAATTTAGCCGAGGGCGTTCAAATAGTATCTTTTGGCATTTTAGCAGCCCTAGTAATCGGGACAGCTTTAGGCGTGGTACTATTATCTAATATCGTTTATTCCGCCTTTTTATTGGGCGGTGTTTTTATCAGCATTTCAGGTTTATATCTCTTACTAAATGCTGATTTTGTAGCGGCGGCACAAATTCTAATTTATGTGGGCGCAATTAACGTTTTAATTCTCTTTGCCATTATGCTTGTTAATAAGCAAGAGGACTTTTCTGATATTCCTAAACGTTGGATTCGTCAGGCATCTACTGCTTTAGTTTGTGTGGGTTTATTTGTACTGTTATCGACCATGGTTTTAATCACGCCTTGGTCAATTTCTAGCACTTCTCCCGCAGTAGTGACTAATACTTTAGTAGAAATCGGTAAGCATTTCTTTAGTGATTTCCTGCTACCCTTTGAATTAGCTTCCGTGCTATTATTAATGGCCATGGTCGGAGCAATTATTTTAGCTCGTCGCGACCTTATCCCTACCCTAAAAGCTGAAGAACCTACGGCCACAGCTTTAACATTACCCGAACGACCTAGAGAATTAACCGCCCCTAAATAG
- the nuoK gene encoding NADH-quinone oxidoreductase subunit NuoK — MQLEYYLLLAAALFCIGIYGLVTSRNAVRVLMSIELMLNSVNINLMGFSNYLDPANIRGQIFTIFVITVAAAEAAVGLAIILTIYRNRDTIDMEQFNLLKW; from the coding sequence ATTCAGTTAGAGTATTATTTGTTATTAGCGGCGGCTTTATTTTGTATCGGAATTTACGGTTTAGTCACCAGTCGCAATGCTGTCCGGGTTTTAATGTCGATCGAATTGATGCTCAATTCTGTTAACATTAACTTAATGGGTTTTTCCAACTATCTTGACCCCGCTAATATCAGAGGCCAAATTTTTACTATTTTCGTGATTACCGTAGCGGCAGCCGAGGCAGCCGTGGGTTTAGCGATTATCCTGACTATCTATCGTAACCGCGACACGATCGATATGGAACAGTTTAATCTGCTCAAATGGTAA
- a CDS encoding HhoA/HhoB/HtrA family serine endopeptidase codes for MGLLTRLGISLGLLALGGTVGVLGNQYLSRKAPLEVNKPPAILPASLSLPVIPQNDGNVNFIAQAVQKVGPAVVRIDSAREVADQIPEEFKQPFFRRFFGNEVPIPREHLERGTGSGFIVSTDGLLLTNAHVVEGTTQVKVTLKNGQTHQGKVLGVDNMTDVALVKIEAENLPTVTFGKAETLTPGEWAIAIGNPLGLDNTVTVGIISALGRTSSEVGVPDKRVRFIQTDAAINPGNSGGPLLNAKGEVIGINTAIRADAQGLGFAIPIETAQKVAGQLSSKGKAEHPYIGIHMVTLTPELRQQLNETKELNFNIDQNEGVIVLRVVENSPAQKAGMQAGDIIETVAGNPVKTAADVQQGVETSAIGGNLEIEINRRGKQQTLTVQPGVFPSKTSD; via the coding sequence ATGGGTTTATTGACAAGATTGGGGATTTCACTGGGATTACTCGCCCTAGGCGGTACTGTAGGAGTGCTAGGAAATCAGTATTTAAGCAGAAAAGCACCCCTAGAGGTAAATAAACCGCCGGCAATCCTCCCCGCTTCCCTCTCTCTCCCTGTTATTCCCCAAAACGACGGCAATGTTAATTTTATCGCCCAGGCCGTGCAGAAAGTCGGGCCGGCGGTGGTGCGGATTGACTCGGCCCGGGAAGTGGCCGACCAAATTCCCGAAGAATTTAAACAGCCCTTTTTTCGGCGCTTTTTTGGTAATGAAGTGCCGATTCCCAGGGAGCATTTGGAACGGGGAACCGGTTCTGGATTTATTGTTAGTACAGATGGACTACTTTTAACTAATGCCCATGTGGTGGAAGGGACAACCCAAGTAAAAGTGACTCTGAAAAACGGTCAAACTCATCAGGGTAAAGTCCTGGGGGTTGACAATATGACCGATGTGGCCCTGGTGAAAATCGAGGCGGAAAATTTACCGACGGTGACTTTTGGCAAGGCCGAAACTTTAACCCCCGGAGAGTGGGCGATCGCAATTGGCAATCCCCTAGGCTTAGATAATACTGTTACGGTGGGCATTATTAGCGCCCTAGGACGCACTAGCAGCGAAGTGGGGGTTCCCGATAAACGGGTTCGTTTTATCCAAACCGATGCCGCTATTAACCCCGGCAATTCCGGCGGCCCGTTGCTAAACGCCAAGGGGGAAGTTATCGGCATTAATACGGCAATTCGGGCCGATGCCCAGGGTTTAGGGTTTGCCATTCCCATCGAAACCGCCCAAAAAGTGGCGGGACAGCTATCTAGCAAGGGTAAAGCGGAACATCCCTACATCGGTATCCACATGGTGACGCTAACCCCAGAATTACGGCAGCAATTGAACGAAACTAAAGAATTAAACTTTAATATTGACCAAAATGAAGGGGTAATCGTCCTGCGAGTGGTGGAAAATTCCCCCGCCCAAAAAGCCGGGATGCAAGCGGGTGATATCATCGAAACTGTGGCAGGAAACCCCGTTAAAACCGCCGCCGATGTGCAGCAAGGTGTAGAAACCAGTGCGATCGGTGGTAATCTGGAAATCGAGATTAACCGCAGGGGTAAACAACAAACTCTCACCGTTCAACCAGGGGTTTTTCCCAGCAAAACTAGCGATTAA
- the nuoH gene encoding NADH-quinone oxidoreductase subunit NuoH — protein sequence MNQGIDLQESFIKSLTDLGLSGGLAKAIWMPLPMFLMIIAATVGVLVCVWLERKISAAVQQRIGPEYAGPLGVLQPVADGLKLVFKEDVVPAKADPWLFLFGPILVVMPVFVSYLIVPFGQNLLITDLNVGIFLWISLSSIAPIGLLMAGYASNNKYSLLGGLRAAAQSISYEIPLALSVLAIAMMSNSLSTIDIVEQQSGYGILGWNIWRQPVGFLIFWIAALAECERLPFDLPEAEEELVAGYQTEYAGMKFALFYVGSYVNLVLSALVFAVLYLGGWEFPIPVNALAGWLGVSETNPWLQIITASLGITMTVLKAYFLIFIAILLRWTVPRVRIDQLLDLGWKFLLPVSLVNLLLTAALKLAFPFAFGG from the coding sequence ATGAATCAAGGCATAGATTTACAAGAAAGTTTCATTAAATCCCTAACAGACCTGGGATTAAGTGGAGGACTGGCTAAAGCGATTTGGATGCCTTTACCCATGTTCCTGATGATTATAGCCGCCACGGTGGGGGTTTTAGTCTGCGTCTGGTTAGAAAGAAAAATTTCCGCCGCCGTCCAACAGCGTATCGGGCCGGAATACGCAGGACCCTTAGGCGTTTTACAACCGGTCGCCGACGGTCTGAAATTAGTTTTTAAAGAAGATGTCGTCCCCGCTAAGGCCGACCCTTGGTTATTCCTCTTCGGACCAATTTTGGTGGTGATGCCGGTGTTTGTCTCCTATCTCATCGTCCCCTTCGGCCAAAATCTGCTGATTACTGACCTAAACGTGGGAATCTTTTTATGGATTTCCTTGTCCAGTATTGCCCCCATTGGCTTATTAATGGCGGGTTATGCCTCAAATAATAAGTATTCCTTGCTGGGAGGCCTGCGGGCGGCGGCGCAATCGATTAGTTATGAAATTCCCTTGGCTTTATCGGTATTAGCGATCGCGATGATGTCTAATAGTCTCAGTACCATTGATATTGTCGAACAACAATCCGGTTATGGCATTTTAGGCTGGAATATCTGGCGCCAACCGGTGGGGTTTCTGATTTTCTGGATTGCCGCTTTAGCTGAGTGTGAACGTCTGCCTTTCGATTTACCTGAAGCGGAGGAGGAATTAGTCGCCGGTTATCAAACCGAATACGCGGGGATGAAATTCGCTCTCTTTTATGTGGGTTCCTACGTTAACCTCGTGCTGTCGGCCCTAGTTTTCGCCGTCCTCTATCTTGGCGGTTGGGAATTTCCTATCCCCGTCAATGCTTTGGCCGGCTGGTTGGGAGTTAGTGAAACCAATCCCTGGCTACAAATTATCACCGCTTCCCTAGGGATTACGATGACAGTATTAAAAGCCTATTTTCTCATCTTCATCGCTATTCTCTTGCGTTGGACCGTACCCCGGGTTCGCATTGACCAATTACTCGATTTAGGCTGGAAATTCCTCCTACCGGTATCTTTAGTTAACCTACTACTTACCGCCGCCCTAAAACTAGCTTTTCCCTTTGCTTTTGGCGGTTAA
- the ndhI gene encoding NAD(P)H-quinone oxidoreductase subunit I → MFNILKQVSDYAKGSIQAAKYIGEGLSVTFDHMRRRPITVQYPYEKLIPSERYRGRIHFEFDKCIACEVCVRVCPINLPVVDWTFNKEIKKKELKHYSIDFGVCIFCGNCVEYCPTNCLSMTEEYELATYDRHELNYDNVALGRLPYKVTQDPMVTPLRELGYLPKGVIEPHDLPAGSQRAGKRPEEITD, encoded by the coding sequence ATGTTTAACATTCTCAAACAAGTCAGCGATTACGCCAAAGGTAGCATTCAAGCGGCGAAATACATCGGCGAAGGTTTATCCGTTACCTTCGACCATATGCGTCGTCGTCCGATTACCGTTCAGTATCCCTACGAAAAGTTAATTCCCTCGGAACGTTATCGGGGTAGAATTCACTTTGAGTTCGATAAATGTATCGCTTGTGAAGTCTGTGTGCGAGTTTGTCCGATTAATTTACCAGTAGTGGATTGGACTTTTAACAAGGAAATTAAAAAGAAAGAACTCAAACACTACAGTATCGATTTTGGGGTCTGTATTTTCTGCGGCAATTGTGTGGAATACTGTCCGACTAATTGTTTGTCGATGACCGAAGAATACGAACTAGCGACCTATGATCGTCATGAATTAAACTATGATAACGTCGCCCTAGGCCGTTTACCCTACAAAGTCACCCAAGATCCGATGGTAACACCTCTGAGGGAATTAGGTTATCTGCCTAAAGGTGTCATCGAACCCCACGATTTACCCGCCGGTAGTCAACGCGCTGGTAAACGTCCGGAAGAAATTACCGATTAA
- a CDS encoding SWIM zinc finger family protein, which produces MTEQAWWVQKWLELLDSYRFKKRLERARLYAREGNVLSIDFEDSQVIARVQGSEPEPYIVDLSLAAFSDEEWDYIIKLLSKKAIYSAQLLTGQMPDNIERVFIDSGVNLFPFSLADIRSRCTCPDQANPCKHIGAVYYQLGDRFSVDPLLLLQLRGRTKSQILEALREKRSYSPDNQPLAVSEPPAVVEKTAPDSAIDRFWQYDEDLDPSLVVITPGNENQTILDILGNFPLAAPESDAIEQFFKPIYRQIPQEAMAIALH; this is translated from the coding sequence ATGACAGAACAAGCTTGGTGGGTACAAAAATGGCTAGAACTACTCGATTCCTATCGCTTTAAAAAACGTTTGGAACGGGCTAGACTGTACGCTAGAGAGGGCAATGTTTTAAGTATTGACTTTGAAGACTCGCAAGTTATTGCTAGAGTACAAGGCAGTGAACCAGAGCCTTATATAGTGGATTTATCCCTAGCGGCTTTTAGTGATGAAGAATGGGATTATATTATTAAGCTTCTCTCCAAAAAAGCCATTTATTCCGCTCAATTACTCACCGGACAAATGCCCGATAATATTGAGCGTGTTTTTATCGATAGTGGGGTGAATTTATTTCCCTTTTCCCTAGCCGATATTCGCTCCCGTTGTACCTGTCCCGATCAAGCCAACCCCTGCAAACATATAGGAGCAGTATACTATCAATTGGGCGATCGTTTTAGTGTCGATCCCTTGCTGCTTTTGCAACTGCGCGGCCGAACCAAAAGCCAAATTCTGGAAGCTTTACGAGAAAAACGCTCCTATTCCCCTGATAATCAACCTTTAGCAGTCAGTGAACCCCCCGCAGTAGTTGAAAAAACTGCCCCCGACAGCGCTATCGATCGCTTTTGGCAGTACGATGAAGACCTAGATCCCTCCCTAGTTGTCATCACGCCGGGAAATGAAAATCAAACCATTCTCGACATTTTAGGCAATTTTCCCCTGGCTGCCCCCGAATCGGATGCCATAGAACAATTTTTCAAACCAATTTACCGACAAATTCCCCAAGAAGCGATGGCGATTGCTTTACATTAG
- the lptC gene encoding LPS export ABC transporter periplasmic protein LptC: MRQRLQLKLSIGREAALLIGLLGLTACQPPDPPKISPTESPKIEETGRLILNNATLEQANPSGQPLWKIQVKKATYTQDQKIARLENIKGNIYQDGKVVLQVSADRGEVYKEGQEILLKDNIVAVDPRNKAIINAPELRWLPKEGILISPKGIKGSHLQLEAKARQGRYDTRQEKLELQGQVVATAKESRVVLQTERLYWEIPQQVISTDQKVAFDRYINKTIIDRLTAIGGRWERKNNQVILQENLEYRSLEPPLQISGSQAIWNYQNRSLTSDRPTEIFQYQDQITITGNRVVVELGNRIAYLKDGVKGINQKTGAQLYSQILTWKMSEKIVEAEGNIIYEQQEPKFNLTGDKAIGTLEDNNIVVTSSSPDRVVTEIYPR; the protein is encoded by the coding sequence TTGAGGCAGCGGTTACAATTAAAACTATCAATTGGGCGCGAGGCTGCCCTCCTAATCGGTTTGCTGGGATTAACGGCCTGTCAACCTCCCGATCCGCCGAAAATTTCGCCGACAGAATCGCCTAAAATTGAAGAAACTGGCCGCTTAATTCTCAATAATGCCACCTTAGAACAGGCTAACCCCTCGGGACAACCCCTCTGGAAAATTCAAGTCAAAAAAGCTACCTACACCCAAGACCAAAAAATTGCCCGTCTGGAAAATATCAAGGGTAATATCTATCAAGATGGGAAAGTAGTTTTACAGGTTAGTGCTGACCGCGGTGAAGTTTATAAGGAAGGCCAGGAAATTCTCCTCAAAGATAATATTGTGGCTGTAGATCCCCGCAATAAGGCCATTATTAACGCGCCTGAATTGCGTTGGCTACCCAAGGAGGGTATTTTAATCTCCCCCAAAGGGATCAAAGGTAGTCATCTACAACTAGAAGCTAAGGCGCGCCAAGGACGGTACGACACGCGCCAAGAAAAACTAGAATTACAAGGTCAAGTGGTGGCTACCGCCAAGGAATCCCGTGTCGTCCTGCAAACCGAGCGCCTGTACTGGGAAATTCCGCAACAGGTCATTAGTACCGATCAAAAAGTCGCTTTTGATCGCTATATTAATAAAACTATTATCGATCGCCTGACTGCTATCGGCGGTCGTTGGGAAAGAAAAAATAATCAGGTTATCCTACAAGAAAACCTCGAATATCGCTCTTTAGAACCACCTTTACAGATTTCTGGTTCTCAGGCAATTTGGAACTATCAAAATCGTAGCCTAACTTCCGATCGCCCCACGGAAATTTTTCAATATCAAGATCAAATCACTATTACCGGTAATCGTGTGGTGGTGGAATTAGGCAATCGTATCGCTTATCTCAAGGATGGGGTTAAGGGAATTAATCAGAAAACTGGGGCGCAATTGTATAGTCAGATCTTAACTTGGAAAATGTCGGAAAAAATTGTCGAGGCCGAGGGGAATATTATCTATGAACAACAGGAACCAAAATTTAATCTCACTGGCGATAAAGCGATCGGCACGTTAGAAGATAATAACATTGTTGTTACCAGTAGCTCGCCCGATCGAGTTGTCACCGAGATTTATCCCCGTTAA
- the topA gene encoding type I DNA topoisomerase, protein MSTLVIVESPTKARTISNYLPSGYRVQASMGHIRDLPASAEEIPPTHKDKSWANLGVDVENDFDPLYVVPKTKSKVVKELKEALKGASELILATDEDREGESISWHLLQVLNPKVPTKRMVFHEITKEAIQAALKNCRSIDENLVHAQETRRILDRLYGYTLSPLLWKKISKGLSAGRVQSVAVRLLVQRERERRAFKTANYWDLKATLEKDKNQFESKLVTLNGQKVANGSDFDADTGRLLPGRQVTLLDQATAAALKERIQDKIWRVSNTEEKPTTRKPSPPFTTSTLQQEANRKLGISARDTMRIAQNLYEQGYITYMRTDSVHLSDQAITAARHCVEQMYGKNYLSPQPRQYTTKSKGAQEAHEAIRPAGSSFRLPRETGLSGLEFALYDLIWKRTVASQMADARITQIAVNIQVEDAGFRSSGKRIDFPGFFRAYVEGSDDPEAAIDDQEIILPPLSIGDTPNCRQLEAISHDTQPPARYSEASLVKTLESEGIGRPSTYATILGTIIDRGYAQMRNKTLIPTFTAFAVVGLLENHFPDLVDPKFTSKMEETLDDIATGSAQWLPYLDRFYRGEKGLESQVKERESQINSSTAKSVNLEDLQATIKIGKYGPYLEVTRGDEILTASIPADLTPADLNPEQVETLLRQKTEGPDKLGLHPDSGEPIYLLVGSYGPYVQLGDVSDDNPKPKRASLPKGVKPEDVTLEQAVGLLALPRLLGTHPLTGGKIKASLGRFGPYIVQEEGKEKEYRSLKAGDDILTITLDRALALLAEPKKTRSTRSSTKPPLKELGKHPDDGELVGLYEGPYGVYIKHGKTNAKIPEGETAETLTLEQALGALAAKTTTAKKTTTKKTTSSTTKKTTSPGSKTGKSKTV, encoded by the coding sequence ATGTCAACCCTGGTTATTGTCGAATCCCCCACCAAAGCTCGGACGATCAGCAATTATCTGCCTAGCGGCTATCGAGTCCAAGCCTCCATGGGCCACATCCGCGATCTGCCCGCCTCCGCCGAAGAAATTCCCCCCACCCACAAAGACAAATCCTGGGCCAATTTGGGCGTAGATGTGGAGAACGATTTCGACCCCCTCTACGTCGTCCCCAAAACCAAAAGTAAAGTCGTCAAAGAATTAAAAGAAGCTCTCAAAGGCGCGAGTGAATTGATCCTCGCCACCGACGAAGATCGGGAAGGAGAAAGCATCAGTTGGCATCTCCTACAGGTACTCAACCCGAAAGTTCCCACCAAAAGGATGGTATTTCACGAAATCACCAAAGAGGCAATCCAAGCGGCCTTAAAAAATTGTCGATCGATCGACGAAAATTTAGTTCACGCCCAAGAAACCCGCCGCATACTCGATCGCCTCTACGGTTATACCCTCTCCCCCCTACTCTGGAAAAAAATCTCCAAAGGGTTATCCGCCGGCCGCGTGCAATCCGTCGCGGTACGTCTGCTCGTGCAGCGCGAACGAGAACGAAGAGCCTTTAAAACCGCCAATTATTGGGACCTGAAAGCCACCCTCGAAAAAGACAAAAATCAATTCGAGTCGAAATTAGTCACCTTAAACGGTCAAAAAGTGGCAAATGGCAGCGATTTCGATGCCGACACCGGCAGACTGCTCCCCGGTCGCCAGGTGACACTTTTGGATCAAGCCACCGCCGCCGCCTTAAAAGAACGCATCCAAGACAAAATCTGGCGCGTTAGCAACACCGAAGAAAAACCCACCACTCGCAAACCTTCCCCCCCCTTCACCACCTCCACCCTACAGCAAGAGGCTAACCGGAAACTGGGCATATCCGCCCGCGACACCATGCGAATCGCCCAAAATCTCTACGAACAGGGCTACATCACCTATATGCGGACCGATTCCGTCCATCTTTCCGATCAGGCCATCACCGCCGCCCGCCATTGTGTAGAGCAAATGTACGGAAAAAATTACCTCAGTCCCCAACCCCGGCAGTACACCACCAAAAGCAAAGGCGCACAGGAAGCACACGAAGCCATCCGGCCCGCCGGTAGCAGCTTTCGCCTGCCCCGGGAAACCGGCCTGAGCGGACTAGAATTCGCCCTCTACGACCTAATCTGGAAACGTACCGTCGCCTCACAGATGGCCGATGCCCGTATTACCCAGATCGCCGTCAATATTCAGGTAGAAGATGCCGGATTTCGCTCCTCCGGCAAAAGAATCGACTTCCCCGGCTTTTTCCGCGCCTATGTGGAAGGTTCCGACGATCCCGAAGCCGCCATCGACGACCAAGAAATAATCCTACCCCCCCTCAGCATCGGTGATACCCCCAATTGTCGCCAACTAGAAGCCATTAGCCACGATACCCAACCCCCCGCCCGTTATAGCGAAGCCTCCCTCGTAAAAACCCTCGAAAGTGAAGGAATCGGGCGACCCAGCACCTACGCCACCATTCTCGGCACAATTATCGATCGCGGTTATGCCCAAATGCGGAATAAAACCTTGATTCCCACCTTCACCGCCTTCGCCGTCGTCGGTTTGTTAGAAAATCATTTCCCCGACCTGGTAGATCCCAAATTTACCTCGAAAATGGAGGAAACCCTCGACGATATCGCCACCGGTTCCGCCCAATGGTTGCCCTATCTCGATCGCTTCTATCGCGGCGAAAAGGGGCTAGAAAGCCAAGTAAAAGAGCGTGAGAGTCAAATTAACTCTAGCACCGCCAAATCCGTAAATTTAGAGGATTTACAGGCAACTATCAAGATCGGCAAATACGGTCCCTATTTGGAAGTCACCCGGGGGGATGAAATCCTCACCGCCTCCATCCCCGCCGATTTAACCCCCGCCGACCTCAACCCCGAACAGGTAGAAACCCTGCTGCGACAAAAAACCGAGGGTCCCGATAAATTAGGTCTTCATCCCGACAGCGGAGAGCCAATTTATCTGCTGGTGGGTAGTTACGGCCCCTACGTCCAGTTAGGAGATGTCAGCGATGACAACCCCAAACCGAAACGCGCCTCCCTACCCAAAGGAGTCAAACCAGAGGATGTCACCCTCGAACAAGCGGTGGGTTTATTGGCACTGCCGCGACTGCTGGGAACCCATCCCCTCACCGGAGGCAAAATCAAAGCCAGTTTAGGTCGTTTCGGCCCATATATAGTTCAGGAAGAGGGCAAAGAAAAAGAATATCGTTCCTTGAAAGCCGGGGATGATATCTTAACCATAACCCTCGATCGAGCCTTGGCCTTATTAGCCGAACCGAAAAAAACTCGCAGCACCCGCAGTTCCACCAAACCACCCTTAAAAGAATTGGGTAAACATCCCGACGATGGGGAATTGGTGGGATTGTACGAAGGTCCCTACGGAGTTTATATCAAGCACGGTAAGACCAACGCCAAGATTCCCGAGGGAGAAACCGCCGAAACCCTGACTCTAGAACAAGCTTTGGGGGCCTTAGCGGCCAAGACAACCACTGCCAAGAAAACCACTACCAAGAAAACTACTTCTAGCACCACCAAAAAAACTACTTCCCCGGGCAGTAAAACTGGCAAAAGTAAGACGGTTTAG
- a CDS encoding DUF938 domain-containing protein, giving the protein MSDLRQYAPATERNRQPILEVLSQFLPKTGNILEISSGTGEHAVFFAPRLAPCRWIPSDCNPLALDSIRSWCDYCPSSNLDRPLFIDVHQSVWAVERENIVINAIVNINMIHIAPWSACLALMAGANRILNPGGILYLYGPYKRQGKHTSPSNESFDFSLRSQNPSWGVRNLEDVVQEASDRGLQLLEVIPMPANNLSVLFQLL; this is encoded by the coding sequence ATGTCTGATTTACGTCAATATGCTCCGGCAACAGAACGCAATCGTCAGCCGATTTTAGAAGTTCTCAGCCAATTTTTACCGAAGACTGGGAATATCCTAGAAATATCCAGCGGCACGGGTGAACACGCTGTTTTTTTTGCCCCTCGTCTTGCTCCTTGTCGTTGGATTCCCTCCGATTGTAACCCTCTGGCTCTAGATAGTATTCGCAGTTGGTGCGATTATTGTCCTAGTTCTAATCTTGATCGCCCCCTATTTATCGATGTTCATCAGTCAGTTTGGGCGGTAGAGAGGGAAAATATCGTCATTAATGCCATTGTTAATATTAACATGATTCATATTGCTCCTTGGTCAGCTTGTTTAGCTTTAATGGCAGGAGCAAATCGAATTCTTAATCCAGGGGGAATCCTCTATCTTTATGGTCCCTATAAACGACAGGGAAAACATACTTCTCCTAGTAATGAAAGCTTTGATTTTTCTCTCCGTTCTCAAAACCCCAGTTGGGGAGTTAGGAATTTAGAAGATGTGGTGCAAGAAGCCAGCGATCGAGGTTTACAATTGTTAGAAGTAATTCCTATGCCAGCTAATAATCTCTCGGTTTTATTTCAATTGCTTTAA